CAGTTTCTTTATATTTGACGAGCAGCGTGTCGTCGGTTACGGAGCTTGGACAAAAGCATTCCTGAAAATCGCGAAAGTGAACAAATGGATCTTGCTCTCAGCTACCCCTGGGGATACCTGGCAGGATTATATCCCCGTCTTCATCGCAAATGGGTTCTACCGGAACAAGACCGATTTCATCGACCAGCATGTGGTTTATGACTGGAGGTCGAAGTATCCAAAGGTTGACCGATACCTCAACACCGGACGGCTGATCCGTCTGCGCAATCGCATTCTCGTGACGATGGAGTTCGAGCGGCACACCACATCGCATCATCAGGATGTGCCTGTTTCCTACAACATTCCGCTCTACAAAGATATTTCTCGAAACCGCTGGAACCCTTGGGAAGACCGTCCTATTGAAACGGCTTCTGAGCTTTGTATGAACTGGCGCCGCGTGGTAAATTCGGACGAGTCCCGAAGCGTGGCCGTGCTGGAGATCATGGAAGATCACCCTAAAGTCATCATCTTCTACAATTTCGACTACGAGCTTGATATTCTCAAAAATCTTGGTTACCCCGATGGGACTGAAGTCGCTGAATGGAACGGTCACAAGCATCAAGAGATCCCGACCGGCGACAAATGGGTTTATCTCGTGCAGTACACGGCCGGCTGCGAGGGCTGGAACTGCATTACCACTGATACGATCATCTTCTACTCGCAGAACTATTCCTATAAGGTCATGGTTCAGGCTTCCGGACGAATCGACCGTCTGACGACGCCATTCAGTGACCTTTATTACTTCCATCTAAAGAGCTTTTCCGGCATTGATCTGGCGATCAGCAAGGCACTCAAGGAGAAGAAGAACTTCAATGAGGGTCGCTTTGTTGGGTGGTCTACTGCGCCGATGCCGAAAGCTGCATGACATGAAAAGGAGAAATTATGAATAACGCAAAAATTATTGCTGTCGACTTCGATGGCACTTTGGTTGAAAACAAATGGCCTGAGATCGGTGCGCCGATTGAAAAAAACATCGCCAAGGTTAAGGCCGAACAGGAAGCTGGCGCCAAAATCATTCTTTGGACGAACCGCGTCGGCGAACCTTTGGAAAAAGCACTCTCGTTCTGCAAGGAGCAGGGCATCCACCTCGATGCTGTCAATGAGAATCTGCCCGAAATAACAAAAGCATTTGGGACTGACTGCCGGAAGATCTTCGCCAACGAGTATTGGGATGATCGCGCAGTCTTGATGTCCGAGAAAGATATCGGAGAATTCTCTGACGGGTTCCACACTTTCAATTCCCTCTATCATCAGCGGCTCATCCTCTTCACGGCCTTGGTGAACACTTTCCCGACGCTTGCTTGGAAATCCCACAAGCATTCGGATGGCGAGACTCCCTTTGGAGGAGGCTGGTTCATCGTTGGCATCGACACGCCAAAGGGGCCCTATACCTATCATTACGAGGACAAGGACTGGGACCTGTTCCACTGCAAAGAGGTGGCCACTGCCCCTGAGTGGGACGGCCATACCGATAAGGATGTCGAGCGGGTACTGTCCCTTACGGATGACGAGAGTGATTGGGCGGCTCGTGAAGTTGCTATTGCTTCTCAGAAAGAACGCGAAAGTGCCGAAGATAAAGACGACTGGGATTACGGTGTTGCGTGCTATGAGAGTGCCCTCAGAGCGTATCGGTCTTTGGAACGCGACGGCCACTCCGGTATGAGCATTCAGATCACCAAGAGCATCCTGAACCGCCTCATCGACGGCAAATGCCTTACCCCCATTGAGGACGATCCTGATATTTGGACTAAGGTCGAGTTTGGTGAGAACGATCCTATCCAGCACTTCCAGTGCAAGCGCATGAGCAGCCTGTTTAAGGATGTCGCCGAGGACGGTACGGTCACTTACTCGGATGTCAACCGTGTTCAGCTCATCAACAAAGAAAGCCCTGATATTCCGTTCAGAAACGGCTTCGGTACTCGCCTTATCGACAAGATGTATCCCATCACGCTTCCGTACTTCCCTGCGGACAAGAAGTTCAAGATCATCGTCGAAGAGTTTCTGACCGATGAGAAAAATGGCGACTTCGATACCGTCGGCTATCTCCAGCTTATTCTTCCCAATGGCGAGGTCGTTGATCTGAACGGATATTTCAAAGATGGTCCGGACGGCATGGTTCGCATCGAGCATGCTGAGTACGAGGAGCGGAAAGCCAACAGGATCGACAAAAAGTAACCACTGATATTTGAAAGGAGAAAGAAATATGATCCCCATTGATACAATAGTCAGCATTAAATCCGGTGACGAGTACGGTGGTAAATACACCGGGAAACTCGGCATCATTAAAAAGTTTACAGATGATCGGGTCGGAGTGGAGTTTGCCGGCCTTAAAAACCATGCAAGCAAATACGGCCTCTTCTGGTTCAAGAAAGAGAATGTGACACCTTCACTCTTTGATGTGCCGAAGCGCAATGATGCAATCATTCCGGCGGCTCTTGCTAAGGCTTTCCTCAACTTCACTTTCGGAGCCCCCAGGGCATCGCTCGGCGTAAAGCAGGTCATTTTCAGTGGTCCTAAAACGATCGTGTTCTGGCTCGACGGAACCAAGACTATCGTTTCTTGTGGCGAGGGTGACCACAATGATCCCTATGCCGGGTTCTGTGCTGCCGTTACGAAGCGAGTCTTTGGCTCCACTTCTCAGGCAAAGAAGGTCTTGGCACGGACGAGGAAGGAGACTTCCAAATGAGCACAATTTATATCGGCGAACGGCAAAGTGGCAAAACAACCATGCTCATCGAAATGTCTGAAAAGACCGGCGCCACCATCGTTGTGGCTACCTATCCGATGGCCAAGTACATTCAGTTGCTCGCTGCTCAGATGGGTAAGAAAATTCCTGTTCCTATCACGGTGACGAACTACATCCGTCTTCTCGCAAGTGGCGGCCTTGGTAAGAGCGAGAAGTATCTCATAGACGAGCTTCAGATGATGCTCTCTGCTATGAATGTCGAAGCTGCTACGGTTGACTGCGACTGCATTGAAGTTCTTCGCGGCCAACAGAAAGAAGGTTTGTAATGGCTGGAATTAAAATGAATGTTGAGTTTCCGACGCGCCTTTGCGAAGTCAATGGTAAGCTCGGATATTTTCACCGTTGGGAGCAGTGGAGCAAGGTTGTCGACGCAAGCCCTCTTCGTGGAGGTCATCCTGGCGGACAAAACGGGCAGGTTTTTGGAATTGTTGAATTCGAAGACGGCGTTCGTCGTGTTGGTCCGTCTTCTATCAAATTCTGTGATGAGGAGAACGCGATACTTTGTGAGATGGCAAAGCACCATGAGGCATTAAGGAAAGGAGAAGCAAATGCTGAAGATTGAAAACGCCGAAGTTCTCGGTTGGGAACACGCCATTCGAGGCATGAGGAACCCTAAGAACTCATGGGAGAAGAGTGATAGCGGCCCAGAATGTCCTTATGGGAAAGAAAAATGTTGCGGAGAATGCCAGCAAAATTTCTGCATTGGCCCCAACGATAAGCAACTCATGATGGCCCTCCGCAACGCTGGTACGGATCATCGCAAGTTCATGCGGATGATTACCGTCTATCTCGACATCACCGCCCCGCTGTACTGGTGGAAAGAGTTCGACACCTATAAGGTCGGTACGGTCGCCAACTCCTGCTCTACGATGCACAAAATCGCAGCAAAGGAGTTTACACTGGATGACTTCAGTCACGAGCATCTGGTTGATGACCTCGATGTCCGTATTGAAATCGGAGGAACCGATCACAGAGATACGGGGCCCATGGAAGTCCTTGGCATGACGATTGATGTGCTAAATCACTATCGCGAAAAATATCTTGCAGCGACGAAGACTGAGGAATACACCGGCCTCCCCGCCAAGGATATTTGGTGGCAGATGATCCAGCTTCTCCCCAGTTCCTACAACCAGAAGCGGACGGTCATGCTGAACTATGAGGTTCTGGCCAATATCTACAAATCCCGTCGGCATCACAAGCTCGATGAATGGCATACACTTTGTGACCGGATTGAAAGTCTGCCTTATTCTGCGTTGATTACTGGCACTGCCATTTGACACAACTCCGGCTGTTATGATACAATCATAAAAAAAGAAATCATGCGCAAAAAGTACATCGCCTATTATGGAAGGAGGTTGTTAGGCTATGGCTGAACGCAACGATTCTCACCTTCTGGATGGTGGTGATTCTGTGGGTATGACAGATAACCAGTACAAGGGTATGCTGCTTGACCAGTTAGAAGACTGGCAGGAAATCCTTGACCTGGCAATCGCAGCCGGGAACACCGAGATTCAGAAAAAGGCTGAGAAGCAAATCGCGAAGATCAACGAAAAGCTGAAATTCTAATCTCTACCCAGAGGGAAGGGCTTGTGGAAACACAGGCTCTTCTCTTTTTATATTCTTTTTGAGGAGGAAGTTTAATTATGTCTTGTCAATACAAAGACCAGTGTCCAAGCTACAGTGGCTGGTGTAACGGGCCGAAGCAGGATTTCTCCAAGTGCGTGGAGTTCCTTGTCACGGCCTATGAGAACGAGAAAAAGCGGATGATGCCCAACGAGTACCAGAAGCTGGCTATACGGACATGCAGCATCCCCTACGACCAGAAGAAGGATATGCTCATGCACGCTGTCCTGGGCCTGACTTCCGAGGCTGGCGAGGTTTCTGGTCTGTTCCAGAAGAAGTACCAGGGTCACAAGCTCGACCCTGAGCATCTGGAAAAGGAGTTGGGCGACTGCCTCTGGATGATTGCGGAGGCTTGCACCGCTCTCGGCTGGAACATGGAAACGGTCATGCAGACCAACATCGAGAAGCTCCGGGCCCGATATCCGGAGGGCTTCGATGCCGAGCACAGTCTGCATCGCAGAGCAAATGATATTTGAAAGGAGCTTGTGAAAATGGATGAGAAAAAAATCCACTCAATCATTGATGAAGCAATGGCGGCTCGTGACCGCTCTGTGTCCATTTATATTTCGCCTGATGGTGGTGTTTCTGTTTCGGTCTTCCCGTGGCCGGACGAGGAGATACTCCGCAACATGAGAGCCAGCGGTCTGATCTCTCACAATGACTACCGGACACGACTTGGCCTGTCGCCTATGAAGGACTAAGGAGGATCACAATGAACGAAAAAGTTCTAAGACATAAGGAAATCTGCGATGGGCTGAACGAGCTCTACGCACGCAAAAACCACGACTATGGCGACAGCTTCCATACCACTTTCGTCGAGGAAGGTCTCGCTATGGCCCGTATCCGTCTGGGAGATAAGTTCTCCCGCTTCAAGACCCTGTCTCGCCTTTCCTGCAATGACCGCGACCAGCAGCAAGTTACGGATGAGTCCATTCGTGATACGCTGCTCGATCTCGCAAACTATGCCATCATGACTGTGTTGGAGATGGATGCACCAGATGAGAGTCATGCGACTATGTACGCTTATGACAAGCCGTTCTATACTGTTGGGGAGGATAAGTAAGATGAAAGCTAAGAGAGCGCTTTGTATGCTTGCGGCGATCCTCCTCGTTGTCGCCATGATGCTGATGTTCCTGACGGGTTGTAATAGACAAGTAATCGACACGACATTCAGCTATGACAATGCTATCCTGGCTCTTCCCGATGGTTCTGTCATTAGCGGGAAAATCGAGAGCTGGAAAGACTATGATGACGGCGATCAGATTCAGGTAAAAATTGACGGAACTACATATCTGGTTCATTCCGTCAACATCGTACTGATAAAGGAGTAATGATTATGTGGAAGCGCGAACTGATCCGCAACAAGATCTATGCGGTATTGATGGTGCTGGCATCTTTGCCGGTTGTTATTTTGGAGAGGGATGGTACGGTCCTTCTCCTTTCTCTTTTCTTCGGAGTTCCGATGTTCTTCGCAAAAGAAAACTGGATCATGGGAGGACCCGTTCATGAAAGTAAAGAAAGCCGGAAAAAGAGTGTTCGGAGCCGTAATGTCCGCTGCCGAGAAAAAGGCTATGGACATGGAGATACAGCGACAGCTCGCAGAGTACGATCGAAAGCATATCCGAGAGATCGACGCTCTGGTTCTGTGGGAGCTACGTGAACAGCTCGGCTTCGGCAACAAGAGGCTTAAAAAATTCTATGACAACTTCTCCCGCGGCATCGAGGCTTTGATCCGTCGTTATGAGATGGAGCAGGGCGACGATGTCTGGCTCTGTACCTACAAGCTGAAAGAGATCGGCTGTGATCTTGAAAAGTGGGAGAAAGAAAGAGGTGACCAATGAGCGACCGAAAAAACTCGGAGGGCTACTCAGATCCGACAGCCTACCAGGCCATGATGAACCTTGAAATCGAGGAGCTTCGCTTTAAGAAGTTGCTCAGGTCTATCAAGGATGTGTGTGACTTGGCGGACTTCGAGATCGAAGGTCGTGTCGTTCTGATCGACAAGCGGTCCGGACGGATATGGAGGTAGAAAAATGTTTAACTTTCCTACTGAAGATATTGTGAAGGCATTCGAGGCCTTTAGCGAAGCCATCAATCAGTTGGCTGCTGATATTGTTGATGCGTGGGAAGCTGTCACCGTGACTGTATCAGCCGTCCTCGACGATGATGCGCTCTGGCCAAACCGATACGGAATGCCGCCTAAAAAGTACGGTCAATCTCTTCAGAAACACTCCAAAAAGTCATTCAATCAATATGACTACATCCCGATTATGGCAAAAAATCTCCCTTATCAGCGGAGAGCATTTTAGCAAAACTGCGTGAATTTGCCCCGGTTCTGTCTAATCTAAGATAGAATTCGGGGCTCTTTCATGCGCAAAAATCGTGGCCACTTTTATTTTGAAAAACGGGCTTCTGCCCACTTTCTTTCAGAAACTTGATATATTTGGGCGGGTTGAGAGACTTGTAGAGACGGTTCTGGCCAAAAAAAGTGGGTTTTTGCCCGGTTTTATTTGAAAAGTGGGCAGGCTGAAACCGTTGGTACACAAGGCTTTGCGGGCTTTCTGCCCACTTTCCCACTTTTTTCTTTAATTAGTGTGAAGAAAAAATATAAAAAAAATATATAAGTGACGAGAAAAAGTGGGTTTTTGGCCAAAGCCTGATTTTCCTCAAAAAACTCTGACTTCCTTTTCGTGCGCGAGTGTGATATACTAAGCTTGCGACACAATTAAATCTTCTTATCCGCTTCACTATGGGAGAATTACTTGGCAACAAGTGTTTCTCTCTTAACTCGTTATACCCATAGTGGTGGTAAGAGGATTGTGTCGCAGCAATGAGAGATGCGCTTTTGCAGGGTGCGTCTCTTCGTTGGGGCGCACCTTTTTTATTTGCACTCTTACGAGGGGAGGACGGAGCGTGGCACGGCCTTACACTGAACAGCAAGTTCTCAAGAAACTGGATATTCCAGATTTCAGACATTTGACAAAAGAAAAAGTCATTGCTTTTGCGACAATGGTTCCGAAGATGAACCCCGAAGTTGCAAAGAAAGCTCTTGAGCAATTTCCGAACTTCGCTTCGACTTCACTTGATGTTTTGAAAGAGTACCGCAGCGTCATCCAGGAAGCGATGGAAGACGATCGAGAGAGTATGCGCAGTTGTTACGATATGTATAACCGCGTGATGGATTCTCTTGAAAAAATGCTGGATAACGACGACCTGACATTTGAGCAGAAGACTTATATTCTCGATCAGATGCAGGAAGTTGCCGCGGCGGTAGCGGATAAGGACTCTGAAAAATCGAGGAACCGTTTGAAGCTCATTGGGGTTATCGGCGGCGTAGCTGCTGCCATTGTCGCGGCTTTGGCTTCGAGTCTTGGAGGTAACATCGCACTGAAAGAAAGCAACAACATTGATGATGACAACATAACGGATTTATGAGAAAGGACAGACAGCATGAGTAAAGGTAACGGAAAGCGTAGCACTGGTGGACTGATCCTCGATGTGATACTTACTTTCTGCACAGGAGGTCTGTGGCTGATTTGGATACTCATTCGGTATCTGCGAAATAATAGCTGACCCTCTGGATATTTAACCGAGACGCTTGAAAAGGTGTCTCGGCTTTTTTTATGCCCTTTTTGGCTTCCGCAGAAAAAACAGGGTCTTTTATGGAGAAGAGAGAGATGTGTTACACATTTCCCTCTCTCCATTTTATTTTTTGTCGAAAGGAGGTCATTTCGTGGCCAGAAGTTCCAGACTTGAGAGCGGATTTCAAGACCGTTTAATCGAGTCATTGAAAGCGTTGTTCCCTGGATGCATGGTTTTCAAGATGGACCAAATTCAGGGACTTCCCGATCTGTTGATTCTTTATGGCGAGAAGTGGGCCTCCCTCGAATGCAAGAGGTCTGCGACAGCTAAGAAGCGCCCAAATCAGGACTACTATGTCGAGAAGATGAACGATATGTCATTCTCTCGCTTTGTGTGTCCGGAAAATAAAGAGGAGGTATTGAATGAACTTCAACAGGCATTCCAACCTTGAAGGTCAGCACGCCTTCCTTGGTGCAAGTAAGTATCACTGGATCAATTACACCGATGATAAAATCGCGGACTCCTATGTGAGATTTCTGGCAACACAGAAAGGAACTGTTCTTCACGCATTCGCCGCTCAGTGTATTCTTTTGGGGCAGAAACTTCCCAAGTCTCAGAAGACTCTGAACATGTATGTGAATGACGCTATCGGTTATAAGATGACGCCGGAACAGATCCTCTACTATTCCCCGAACTGTTTCGGAACGACCGATGCGATTTGTTTCCGAAATAATTTTCTTCGCATCCATGATTTGAAGACCGGAGAAATTGATGCTCACATTGAACAGTTGGAGGTCTATGCCGCTCTGTTCTGTTTGGAGTATCATATTCGTCCAGCCGACATTGAAATGGAACTGCGTATCTACCAGCACGACCAAATTCTGTACCATAAGCCGAC
This DNA window, taken from Dysosmobacter welbionis, encodes the following:
- a CDS encoding nucleotide modification associated domain-containing protein produces the protein MNEKVLRHKEICDGLNELYARKNHDYGDSFHTTFVEEGLAMARIRLGDKFSRFKTLSRLSCNDRDQQQVTDESIRDTLLDLANYAIMTVLEMDAPDESHATMYAYDKPFYTVGEDK
- a CDS encoding nucleoside triphosphate pyrophosphohydrolase family protein, giving the protein MSCQYKDQCPSYSGWCNGPKQDFSKCVEFLVTAYENEKKRMMPNEYQKLAIRTCSIPYDQKKDMLMHAVLGLTSEAGEVSGLFQKKYQGHKLDPEHLEKELGDCLWMIAEACTALGWNMETVMQTNIEKLRARYPEGFDAEHSLHRRANDI
- a CDS encoding DEAD/DEAH box helicase family protein, with protein sequence MSISLYDHQRSALEKMKNGCILCGGVGSGKSRTALAYYYLQQGGNLDIPDAPMKNPLDIYIITTARKRDTCEWEDELAPFLLSTHEDCNYYKNKVIIDSWNNIGKYKDVKNSFFIFDEQRVVGYGAWTKAFLKIAKVNKWILLSATPGDTWQDYIPVFIANGFYRNKTDFIDQHVVYDWRSKYPKVDRYLNTGRLIRLRNRILVTMEFERHTTSHHQDVPVSYNIPLYKDISRNRWNPWEDRPIETASELCMNWRRVVNSDESRSVAVLEIMEDHPKVIIFYNFDYELDILKNLGYPDGTEVAEWNGHKHQEIPTGDKWVYLVQYTAGCEGWNCITTDTIIFYSQNYSYKVMVQASGRIDRLTTPFSDLYYFHLKSFSGIDLAISKALKEKKNFNEGRFVGWSTAPMPKAA
- a CDS encoding DUF2800 domain-containing protein, whose amino-acid sequence is MNFNRHSNLEGQHAFLGASKYHWINYTDDKIADSYVRFLATQKGTVLHAFAAQCILLGQKLPKSQKTLNMYVNDAIGYKMTPEQILYYSPNCFGTTDAICFRNNFLRIHDLKTGEIDAHIEQLEVYAALFCLEYHIRPADIEMELRIYQHDQILYHKPTVEDILPIMDRIITADKVINKIREEEG